In one Catenovulum adriaticum genomic region, the following are encoded:
- a CDS encoding CobW family GTP-binding protein encodes MKITNKIPTNLITGFLGVGKTTAIQHLLKHKPENEKWAVLVNEFGEIGVDGALLQNSGAQIKQVPGGCMCCVQGVGMQVGLNELIKQNPDRILIEPTGLGHPKKIMETLQNEIFSKYLAMRATITMVDPATLDDPKYLENENFIAQAQIADIIVANKVEQASSEQLERFTDWSANYPNASQLGQISFGQLSLEWLDKPAKVNTSSLVQAKQHKGVSESAVTESLELPKGQNWVMRSHFADGFWSYGWLIASDIEFELVDLLDWIAHVKANRVKAIVKTSKGILKINAVQDDVRFEPCQLNGLAKLEIVIDRQLDNPSFETLLV; translated from the coding sequence ATGAAAATTACAAATAAAATACCAACCAACCTGATTACTGGTTTTTTAGGTGTGGGGAAAACAACAGCAATACAACATTTATTAAAACATAAACCAGAAAATGAAAAATGGGCCGTATTAGTTAATGAATTTGGTGAAATAGGTGTCGATGGCGCCTTGCTACAAAATAGTGGTGCCCAAATTAAACAAGTTCCGGGTGGCTGCATGTGCTGTGTGCAAGGGGTAGGCATGCAAGTTGGGTTAAACGAACTCATTAAACAAAACCCTGACCGCATTTTAATTGAACCCACTGGGTTGGGGCATCCTAAAAAAATAATGGAAACTCTACAAAACGAAATATTCAGCAAGTACTTGGCGATGCGTGCCACTATTACAATGGTTGACCCCGCGACATTAGATGATCCTAAGTACTTAGAGAATGAAAACTTTATTGCTCAGGCACAAATCGCCGATATTATTGTTGCAAACAAAGTTGAACAAGCCAGTAGCGAACAGCTAGAGCGCTTTACTGACTGGAGTGCTAATTATCCTAATGCGAGCCAACTTGGGCAAATTAGTTTTGGCCAGTTATCACTTGAGTGGTTAGATAAACCCGCGAAGGTAAATACTAGTAGTTTGGTTCAAGCCAAACAACATAAAGGTGTAAGTGAATCCGCGGTAACTGAGTCGCTTGAATTGCCAAAAGGTCAAAACTGGGTAATGCGTTCACATTTTGCTGATGGTTTTTGGAGCTATGGTTGGCTAATTGCCTCAGATATCGAGTTTGAATTGGTTGACTTATTAGATTGGATTGCACACGTTAAAGCAAATCGAGTTAAAGCTATCGTTAAAACCAGTAAAGGCATTTTAAAAATTAATGCTGTGCAAGACGATGTTAGATTTGAACCTTGTCAGTTAAACGGATTGGCAAAATTAGAAATTGTAATAGATAGACAGTTAGATAACCCAAGCTTTGAAACCCTATTGGTCTAG
- a CDS encoding YebG family protein yields MAVRALWQCDRDGKMFTSKKDADAHDQMLELAEAISNAVNENVPGLNETQLDDIGRLIARNKDLFAKAFKGKSAELSKLDFAEPVDEIEDKLTQDNIAKFDKAKIG; encoded by the coding sequence ATGGCAGTTAGAGCACTATGGCAATGTGATCGGGACGGAAAAATGTTTACCAGTAAAAAAGATGCAGATGCACATGATCAAATGTTAGAACTTGCAGAAGCGATTTCTAATGCAGTTAATGAAAATGTTCCCGGTTTAAATGAAACCCAACTAGATGATATTGGTCGTTTAATTGCGCGCAATAAAGATTTATTTGCAAAAGCATTTAAAGGCAAGTCAGCTGAGCTATCCAAATTAGATTTTGCAGAGCCAGTAGACGAAATTGAAGATAAATTGACACAAGACAATATCGCCAAATTTGATAAAGCTAAAATAGGTTAA
- a CDS encoding YifB family Mg chelatase-like AAA ATPase — MSLAIIYSRARIAIDAPLVTVEAHISNGLPGFAIVGLPEASVKESRDRVRSAIINSHFEFPDKRITVNLAPADLPKEGGRFDLAIALGILAASGQLPGDQLANYEFAGELALSGELRPIIGEIPMTMACKDANRIVILPEQNAQIASHIKSAQVIGANQLLDVFHHLAGQRLLPLTQQIPQPKTKTFHIDMQDVIGQQHAKQALEICAAGGHHLIMLGPPGTGKTMLAERLASILPDMNEEQALQTAAIHSIVGRAADIDSWQTRPFRSPHHTCSAVALVGGSSNPKPGEISLAHNGVLFLDELPEFERRVLDVLREPLESGKVTISRAARQVDFPAKFQLIAALNPSPCGHYNDEKMRSTPDQMLRYLSKISGPFLDRIDLQIEVSRLAKGALQKNMDRGESSQVIKNRVIQARQIQLNRQHKLNCELTNRELDKYCKLSMEDADFLETAIDKLGLSIRAYHRILKVARTIADLKQEEQLNRAHIAQALGYRAMDRLLMSLHQQ, encoded by the coding sequence ATGTCATTAGCCATCATATATAGCCGCGCCAGAATTGCAATAGATGCACCTTTAGTTACAGTAGAAGCCCACATATCTAACGGTTTGCCCGGTTTCGCTATCGTCGGCTTACCAGAAGCGTCAGTTAAAGAATCACGCGATCGTGTGCGCAGTGCCATTATCAATAGTCACTTCGAGTTTCCGGATAAAAGAATTACGGTTAACTTAGCGCCTGCCGACCTGCCGAAAGAGGGAGGTCGATTCGATTTAGCTATCGCTTTAGGTATCTTAGCTGCTAGCGGCCAACTGCCGGGCGATCAACTCGCTAACTATGAATTTGCAGGGGAGCTTGCATTGTCGGGTGAACTCAGACCCATTATAGGAGAGATTCCAATGACAATGGCTTGTAAAGACGCCAACAGAATTGTGATTTTACCGGAACAAAATGCACAAATAGCTAGCCATATAAAATCGGCTCAGGTGATAGGCGCGAACCAATTATTAGATGTATTTCATCATTTGGCTGGCCAAAGGCTACTCCCGTTAACTCAACAAATACCGCAACCTAAAACAAAAACCTTTCATATAGATATGCAAGATGTGATTGGTCAGCAACATGCAAAACAAGCTTTAGAAATTTGTGCAGCTGGTGGGCACCACCTAATCATGCTAGGCCCGCCCGGTACCGGAAAGACCATGCTGGCCGAACGTTTAGCCAGTATTTTACCGGACATGAATGAAGAACAAGCCCTGCAAACAGCCGCAATTCATTCTATAGTGGGTAGAGCTGCTGATATTGATAGCTGGCAAACTCGTCCTTTTCGTAGTCCGCATCATACCTGCTCAGCGGTTGCTTTGGTGGGCGGTTCAAGTAACCCTAAACCGGGAGAGATTTCATTAGCACACAATGGCGTTTTATTTTTGGATGAATTACCTGAGTTTGAAAGGCGAGTATTAGATGTTTTGCGAGAGCCGTTAGAATCTGGCAAAGTGACGATTAGCAGAGCGGCTCGCCAAGTTGATTTTCCGGCAAAATTTCAGCTAATTGCCGCGTTAAACCCATCCCCTTGCGGTCATTATAATGATGAAAAAATGCGCTCAACCCCAGATCAAATGCTGCGTTATTTAAGTAAAATTTCCGGCCCTTTTTTAGATAGAATAGATTTACAAATTGAAGTGAGCCGACTTGCAAAAGGCGCATTACAAAAAAACATGGACCGTGGCGAGTCTAGCCAAGTGATCAAAAATCGAGTAATTCAAGCGCGACAAATCCAACTCAACCGACAACATAAACTCAACTGTGAACTGACTAACCGAGAATTAGATAAATATTGCAAGTTAAGCATGGAAGATGCTGATTTTTTAGAAACCGCCATTGATAAATTAGGTTTGTCGATTCGGGCTTATCACCGAATTTTAAAAGTTGCCAGAACAATTGCAGATTTGAAACAGGAAGAACAGCTGAACCGAGCTCACATAGCTCAAGCTCTTGGCTACCGAGCAATGGATCGTTTATTAATGTCATTACATCAACAATAA
- a CDS encoding outer membrane lipoprotein-sorting protein, whose protein sequence is MFKAKKQSSWLKLIVASSLVLITASFASHAEPANKGLEIAKERKARDQGWGDSESVSLMVLKNAQGDESVREMRIKALEVQGDGDKGLTIFDEPRDVKGSAFLNFSHVNKPDDQWLYLPALKRVKRIASRNKSGPFMGSEFAYEDLASFEVAKYTYKYLRDETVNGELCWVIESTPTDRYSGYTKQVTWIDQSEYRVQKIDFYDRKKSLLKTLIFDQYKLYLDKYWRAHKMTMTNHQTGKSTDMIAKEINFKVGLTDNDFNQNSLRRAR, encoded by the coding sequence ATGTTTAAAGCAAAAAAACAATCCAGCTGGCTTAAGCTGATTGTTGCATCAAGTTTGGTATTAATAACAGCCAGTTTTGCTAGCCATGCAGAGCCAGCTAATAAAGGGCTAGAAATTGCTAAAGAACGCAAAGCCAGAGATCAGGGTTGGGGTGATTCTGAGTCAGTGTCGTTAATGGTATTAAAAAATGCCCAAGGCGATGAAAGCGTGCGTGAAATGCGCATAAAAGCATTAGAGGTACAAGGCGATGGAGATAAAGGGTTAACGATATTTGATGAGCCTAGAGATGTTAAAGGTTCTGCTTTTTTAAACTTTTCACATGTCAATAAACCTGATGATCAATGGTTATATTTACCCGCATTAAAACGGGTAAAGCGTATCGCCTCACGAAATAAATCTGGCCCTTTTATGGGCAGTGAGTTCGCATACGAAGATTTAGCTTCATTTGAAGTCGCTAAATATACCTATAAGTATTTAAGAGATGAAACCGTTAATGGTGAGCTTTGTTGGGTGATTGAATCTACCCCTACAGATAGATACTCAGGTTATACGAAGCAAGTCACATGGATTGACCAATCAGAGTATAGAGTGCAAAAAATTGATTTTTATGATCGAAAAAAATCATTATTAAAAACGTTAATATTTGATCAATACAAGCTGTATTTAGATAAATATTGGCGCGCACATAAAATGACAATGACTAATCATCAAACCGGTAAAAGCACAGATATGATCGCCAAAGAAATTAATTTTAAAGTTGGCTTAACAGACAATGACTTTAACCAAAATAGCTTACGCCGAGCGCGCTAA
- the rnr gene encoding ribonuclease R: protein MKLTNQTNTLKYHPLLAEKLVALVEKQDQAMSYLALCEQLNIHGLEAEKELQACLTAVEQEGRVVRDKQNNYATPEVLGLHVGKVIGHKDGFGFLQLAKGVKDLFIPHHQLETLLHGDLILAKQSGTDHRGRKECRLVRVLQSRTEPLVGRLFVEHGIAYVMADDSRITQEIIIPNEHKNGARNGQMVVAELMTRPSKRVNATAKIVEVLGEHMAPGMEIEVALRNYDIPHQWPKKLDKELKAFSEQVPEKAKLDRVDLRDLPLVTIDGEDARDFDDAVYCETKRSGGWRLWVAIADVSYYVRPGTTLDDEAQQRGTSVYFPEQVVPMLPEKLSNGLCSLNPQVDRLCMVCEMTVSARGKLSGYKFYQAVINSHARLTYNKVSAILKGDEALRERYQHLVPHLEDLNQMYASLKQARMERGAIEFETLEPKFVFNAQRKIESVEIVTRNDAHKIIEECMILANVAAAQFIDKHQAQALYRVHDKPDSEKLSQFIQFLAELGISLTLDGDIEPTDFKSVVDKIEGRPDQELIQTMLLRSMKQANYTPENIGHFGLALKNYAHFTSPIRRYPDLILHRAIKAILLKQNNIPQGSGEHTYNPTEMEDLGDHTSMAERRAETATRDVANWLKCEFMQDHVGDEFEGVISAVTSFGFFVRINDLFVEGLVHVSTLQSDFYIYDAIKHRLIGEHKRKVYKIGDEVEIKVMSVNLEDKKIDFVLNDLESQSAKPSRPAKYGKRKAKSSKAKKSKSADHNTSFEPAKKKPSGSKTQQFMAKDNAGKPATDKPKRGKKPKASSTSRKANANKKSTPKANKTKRR from the coding sequence ATGAAATTAACAAATCAAACTAATACTCTCAAATATCATCCGCTATTAGCAGAGAAACTGGTCGCCTTGGTTGAAAAGCAAGACCAAGCAATGAGTTATCTTGCGCTGTGTGAACAATTAAACATTCATGGTTTAGAAGCAGAAAAAGAACTCCAAGCTTGTTTAACCGCAGTGGAACAAGAGGGTAGAGTTGTGCGTGATAAACAAAACAATTACGCCACACCTGAGGTATTAGGTTTGCATGTTGGTAAAGTGATTGGCCACAAAGATGGCTTTGGCTTTTTACAACTTGCAAAAGGGGTTAAAGATTTATTTATTCCCCATCACCAATTAGAAACTTTATTGCATGGCGATTTAATCTTAGCCAAGCAATCAGGTACAGATCATCGCGGCCGTAAAGAATGCCGTTTAGTTCGCGTTTTACAATCACGAACCGAACCTTTAGTCGGTCGTTTATTTGTTGAGCATGGTATTGCCTATGTAATGGCTGATGACAGCCGAATTACCCAAGAAATTATTATTCCAAACGAGCATAAAAATGGTGCTCGAAATGGCCAAATGGTCGTTGCTGAATTAATGACCCGACCGAGTAAGCGAGTCAACGCAACTGCAAAAATAGTTGAAGTGTTGGGTGAACACATGGCTCCTGGAATGGAGATCGAAGTTGCGCTTCGCAACTATGATATTCCGCATCAATGGCCTAAAAAGCTAGATAAAGAGCTAAAAGCTTTTAGCGAACAAGTGCCTGAAAAAGCAAAGTTAGATCGGGTTGATTTACGCGATTTACCACTTGTCACCATAGATGGTGAAGATGCTCGAGACTTTGATGACGCGGTTTATTGCGAAACCAAACGCTCAGGCGGCTGGCGACTATGGGTTGCTATTGCGGATGTAAGCTATTACGTTCGCCCAGGAACCACGTTAGATGACGAAGCCCAGCAGCGCGGCACATCGGTTTATTTTCCTGAACAAGTTGTGCCTATGTTGCCCGAAAAACTATCAAACGGACTTTGCTCGCTTAACCCTCAGGTTGATCGTTTATGCATGGTTTGTGAAATGACAGTGAGCGCGCGCGGTAAATTGTCGGGTTATAAATTTTATCAGGCAGTTATCAACTCTCATGCACGTTTAACTTATAATAAAGTGAGCGCTATTTTAAAAGGGGATGAAGCCTTACGTGAGCGATATCAACATTTAGTACCACACCTTGAAGATTTAAATCAAATGTATGCCAGCTTAAAACAAGCTAGAATGGAGCGTGGCGCAATTGAATTTGAAACACTTGAACCTAAATTTGTGTTTAACGCGCAACGTAAAATTGAATCAGTAGAAATAGTGACTCGTAACGACGCTCATAAAATTATTGAAGAATGTATGATTTTAGCGAATGTTGCCGCAGCACAGTTTATTGATAAGCATCAAGCTCAGGCGTTATATCGAGTTCATGATAAACCCGACAGTGAAAAACTATCTCAGTTTATTCAATTTTTAGCTGAGTTAGGTATCAGTTTAACCCTAGATGGCGATATAGAACCAACCGATTTTAAATCAGTTGTTGATAAAATAGAGGGACGACCTGATCAAGAGTTAATTCAAACCATGTTGCTTAGATCAATGAAGCAAGCTAATTACACGCCAGAGAATATTGGTCATTTTGGTTTGGCACTCAAAAATTATGCGCACTTTACCTCGCCAATTCGTCGCTACCCAGATCTTATTTTGCACCGTGCAATCAAGGCTATTTTACTTAAACAAAATAATATTCCCCAAGGAAGTGGTGAGCATACCTATAATCCAACTGAAATGGAGGATTTAGGCGATCATACTTCAATGGCTGAACGACGCGCTGAAACCGCAACTCGCGATGTTGCTAACTGGCTTAAATGTGAGTTTATGCAAGATCATGTTGGTGATGAGTTTGAAGGGGTGATTTCAGCCGTGACCAGCTTTGGTTTTTTTGTGCGAATTAATGATCTTTTTGTTGAAGGTTTAGTTCATGTCAGCACACTGCAAAGTGACTTTTACATTTACGATGCAATTAAGCATCGTTTAATTGGCGAGCACAAACGCAAAGTGTACAAAATTGGCGATGAAGTTGAAATTAAAGTGATGTCTGTCAATTTAGAAGATAAAAAAATTGATTTTGTGCTTAATGATTTAGAATCTCAATCAGCTAAACCAAGTCGCCCAGCTAAATATGGTAAACGTAAAGCTAAAAGCTCAAAAGCTAAAAAATCAAAATCGGCAGACCATAACACTTCGTTTGAACCAGCTAAAAAAAAGCCAAGCGGCAGTAAAACTCAGCAGTTCATGGCAAAAGATAATGCTGGAAAACCAGCAACAGACAAACCTAAACGAGGCAAAAAGCCTAAAGCTTCTAGTACAAGCAGAAAGGCAAACGCCAATAAAAAATCAACCCCAAAAGCAAATAAGACTAAGCGGAGATAA
- a CDS encoding TetR/AcrR family transcriptional regulator: protein MGLWLNHLQHKKHAQTQGNPSIYTQTKVQKIAERETELIQLAHQLVDQIGFANLTMDKLVSASIYSKGTIYNHFGSKEDLLAALGGYSISFILELMEKASSFPGLARERALALNFAYQLYTQLEPALSMCVLSCKTPTVIDKASAKQMQNLQTKEMEIFEYIDQVFNDGIADGSLPINPEISQQQQIALYSFSGWALSFGATTLASQSEATLGVTRLKQNNLLLQSVNLLLDGMNWQPLSSQLDYQQSWGNIIDFFSDYTAMLNGTEQSPQRTEEKQ, encoded by the coding sequence ATGGGTCTTTGGTTAAATCATTTACAGCATAAAAAGCATGCACAAACACAAGGCAACCCATCTATTTATACGCAAACAAAAGTGCAAAAAATAGCAGAACGGGAAACTGAGCTTATCCAGCTGGCACATCAGTTAGTCGATCAAATTGGTTTTGCTAACCTTACTATGGACAAACTAGTGAGTGCGTCAATTTACTCCAAAGGGACTATTTATAATCACTTTGGCAGCAAAGAAGATTTATTAGCTGCACTTGGAGGGTATTCGATAAGTTTTATTCTTGAGCTGATGGAAAAAGCAAGCTCGTTTCCTGGTTTAGCTCGAGAGCGCGCTTTAGCACTTAATTTTGCTTATCAACTCTATACTCAATTAGAGCCAGCGTTAAGTATGTGTGTATTGTCATGTAAAACACCCACCGTAATCGATAAAGCCTCAGCCAAGCAAATGCAGAATTTGCAAACCAAAGAAATGGAAATCTTTGAGTATATAGATCAAGTATTTAATGATGGAATTGCCGATGGCAGCTTACCGATTAACCCTGAAATTTCTCAGCAGCAGCAAATCGCTTTATATTCGTTTTCTGGTTGGGCTTTATCTTTTGGTGCCACTACTTTAGCCAGTCAAAGTGAAGCAACTTTAGGCGTCACCCGGCTTAAGCAAAATAATTTATTATTACAAAGCGTTAATTTATTATTAGATGGCATGAACTGGCAGCCTTTGTCATCACAATTGGATTATCAACAAAGCTGGGGAAACATCATTGATTTTTTCTCAGATTATACTGCTATGCTAAACGGAACCGAACAGTCGCCACAGCGCACTGAGGAAAAACAATGA
- the panP gene encoding pyridoxal-dependent aspartate 1-decarboxylase PanP → MVKHSNIKVATADLESLYRIFTVAEAPDSTLGQIEREISENLAGFLNERIVARAVSLADIERDFSCSGMPEKPTFVSEHTQFLLDKLVANSVHTAAPSFIGHMTSALPYFMLPLSKIMIALNQNLVKIETSKAFTPLERQVLGMMHNLVFEQNDDFYQTYMHSESDSLGAFCSGGTLANITALWVARNNLLKADDQFKGVNRAGLFPALTHYGYNGLAVLVSERGHYSLAKAADVLGIGRDNLIAIHVNGEHKVLVDEMRQAANELEKQNIKVMAIVGIAGTTETGNVDPLNELADLAQSLNCHFHVDAAWGGATLFSKKHKALLKGIERADSVTIDAHKQMYVPMGSGLVLFKRPELASEIEQHAEYVLRKGSKDLGSHTLEGSRPGMAMLVYSALKVLGRQGYELLINRSLKQAQYFADLINQQSDFELVSKPELCILTYRYVPKAIQTLLASADETLQAVINEKLDDLTRFIQKCQREAGKSFVSRTRLSSQVYSNQTITVFRVVLANPLTTEKILQDVLAEQAKLAQLSQFALPELAQLLKERQVNHYQ, encoded by the coding sequence TTGGTCAAACATTCCAATATAAAAGTTGCTACAGCTGATCTTGAATCTTTATATCGTATTTTTACGGTAGCCGAAGCGCCAGATTCAACATTAGGCCAGATTGAACGTGAAATATCAGAAAACCTAGCTGGTTTTTTGAATGAACGTATTGTTGCGCGCGCAGTATCATTGGCTGATATTGAACGTGATTTTAGCTGCTCTGGTATGCCTGAAAAACCAACTTTTGTATCTGAACACACTCAATTTTTATTAGATAAACTTGTCGCGAACTCAGTTCACACTGCCGCGCCTAGTTTTATTGGTCATATGACATCTGCCTTGCCTTATTTTATGTTGCCGCTGTCAAAAATTATGATCGCGTTAAACCAAAATCTCGTCAAAATTGAAACCTCAAAAGCTTTTACACCGCTAGAGCGCCAAGTGCTAGGCATGATGCATAATTTGGTTTTTGAGCAAAACGACGATTTTTATCAAACCTATATGCATTCTGAATCTGATTCATTAGGTGCATTTTGTTCGGGTGGTACGCTGGCTAATATTACTGCACTTTGGGTAGCAAGAAATAATCTATTAAAAGCGGATGATCAATTTAAAGGCGTTAATCGCGCGGGTTTGTTTCCGGCGTTAACACATTATGGCTATAACGGACTCGCAGTGTTGGTATCGGAGCGGGGTCATTATTCGTTAGCTAAAGCTGCAGATGTATTAGGTATCGGCCGTGATAATTTAATTGCTATACATGTCAATGGCGAGCACAAAGTGCTGGTTGATGAAATGCGGCAAGCGGCGAATGAACTTGAAAAGCAAAACATAAAAGTGATGGCGATTGTCGGGATTGCTGGCACCACTGAAACCGGCAACGTTGATCCACTCAACGAACTTGCCGATTTGGCGCAATCTTTAAATTGCCATTTTCATGTTGATGCGGCTTGGGGCGGCGCTACTTTATTTTCGAAAAAGCACAAAGCCTTATTAAAAGGCATCGAAAGAGCTGACAGTGTAACAATAGATGCGCATAAACAAATGTATGTGCCTATGGGCTCTGGGCTGGTTTTATTTAAGCGCCCTGAGCTAGCCAGCGAGATAGAACAACATGCTGAATATGTGTTACGTAAAGGCTCTAAAGATTTAGGCTCACACACGCTTGAAGGCTCAAGGCCAGGCATGGCAATGTTAGTTTACTCTGCACTTAAAGTCTTGGGTCGTCAGGGCTATGAATTATTGATAAACCGGAGTTTAAAACAAGCTCAATATTTTGCTGATTTAATCAATCAACAAAGTGATTTTGAATTAGTTTCAAAACCTGAGCTGTGTATTTTAACCTATAGATATGTGCCTAAAGCAATTCAGACTTTATTAGCCTCAGCCGATGAAACCTTACAAGCTGTGATTAATGAAAAGTTAGATGATTTAACCCGTTTTATTCAAAAGTGTCAGCGTGAAGCCGGTAAATCGTTTGTCAGTCGGACACGGTTAAGTAGCCAAGTTTACTCGAATCAAACCATTACAGTGTTCAGAGTGGTATTAGCTAATCCATTAACCACAGAAAAAATTCTGCAAGATGTATTAGCTGAGCAAGCTAAGTTAGCTCAACTAAGCCAGTTTGCATTGCCAGAGTTAGCGCAGTTACTTAAAGAAAGGCAAGTGAACCATTACCAGTAA
- a CDS encoding efflux RND transporter permease subunit: MKNYILNRVVVKPSWTLVLSLLLVVLMAFGASSLYFRGDYKVFFGPENPQLQAFESMQKTFSKNDNVTIVLEPESGDVFNPKVLGLVAKITEDAWQTPFSTRVDSVTNYQHTEAEYDDLMVDYLVSEFSDVEITQEMADKTKQVALNEPLLINRMVSPSGHVTMINITVQLPDKLDQTQEVVEIANFVRGIVAKYQTEYPDINFHQAGIIMMNNSFVEESKGDMMTLIPLMFLAVLLMLAILLRSLFATLATLCIIITSIASTMGIAGWLGMYLSTATINVPTIVMTLAIADCVHIIASMNYNLRQGMNKQQAIAEALEINFSPVLITSATTAIGFLTFNFSDVPPLRDLGNLVAVGVMLAFVLAITLLPALLTILPIKIPKQTQGELGKMDKFGDWVINKHKILLPITAVCILASAALVPLNQVNDVPNKYFDQEIKFRQASDFVDENLQGVTMLDFELSSGESSGINNPKFLKAVGDFTAWLRAHESVDHVVSLSDTFKRLNKNMHGDDTSYYKLPESQELAAQYLLMYEMSLPYGLDLNNQINIDKSSMRVSVTMDNLGSKEIVAIEQAVDTWFEKNAPFIDVKAASPSLMFAHIGERNMKSMLVGSTLALVLISGLLIFALKSFKYGFISLLPNLAPVAMGFGFWALFSGEVNLGLSVVTSMCIGIVVDDTVHFLSKYKRSREKGNSAEQAVRYAFSSVGRALWITTLVLCTGFMVLAQSAFALNGDMGLLTAVIILLALAVDFLFLPAFLLVFDKTVYSNRSLDNV; this comes from the coding sequence ATGAAAAATTATATTTTAAATAGGGTTGTAGTTAAGCCAAGCTGGACATTGGTTTTAAGCTTACTATTAGTGGTGCTGATGGCTTTTGGCGCTAGTAGCTTGTATTTTCGCGGTGATTACAAAGTATTTTTTGGCCCAGAAAACCCTCAGTTACAAGCATTTGAGTCTATGCAAAAAACATTCAGTAAAAATGATAATGTCACCATCGTTTTAGAGCCAGAGTCTGGTGATGTCTTTAACCCGAAAGTATTGGGCTTAGTGGCTAAAATAACTGAAGATGCATGGCAGACGCCCTTTTCAACCCGAGTGGATTCAGTTACCAATTACCAACACACCGAAGCCGAATACGATGACTTAATGGTTGATTATTTAGTATCTGAATTTTCAGATGTTGAAATCACACAAGAAATGGCTGACAAGACAAAACAAGTGGCGCTAAACGAGCCTTTATTGATTAATCGTATGGTCTCGCCATCTGGCCATGTCACTATGATAAACATCACTGTTCAATTGCCTGATAAGCTTGATCAAACTCAAGAAGTGGTTGAAATTGCCAATTTTGTTAGAGGTATCGTTGCTAAATATCAAACGGAATACCCTGATATTAATTTTCATCAAGCGGGTATTATTATGATGAATAATAGCTTTGTTGAAGAGTCAAAAGGCGACATGATGACATTAATTCCGCTCATGTTTTTAGCTGTCTTACTCATGCTGGCTATTTTATTACGCTCGCTGTTTGCGACGTTAGCTACGCTGTGTATTATTATCACTTCTATTGCATCTACCATGGGTATAGCTGGTTGGCTTGGCATGTACTTATCTACCGCGACCATTAATGTGCCTACCATAGTGATGACACTCGCGATTGCTGATTGTGTGCATATTATTGCATCAATGAATTATAATTTACGGCAAGGCATGAATAAACAACAAGCGATTGCCGAGGCGTTGGAAATTAACTTCTCACCTGTGCTAATTACCAGTGCAACGACAGCAATTGGTTTTTTAACTTTCAACTTTTCAGATGTGCCTCCGCTAAGAGATTTAGGTAATTTAGTGGCTGTAGGCGTCATGTTGGCATTTGTTTTAGCTATTACTTTATTACCTGCGTTGTTAACCATATTACCAATTAAAATACCTAAGCAAACCCAAGGTGAGCTTGGCAAAATGGATAAGTTTGGTGATTGGGTTATTAATAAGCACAAAATTTTATTGCCCATTACTGCTGTATGTATTTTAGCTTCAGCTGCGTTAGTACCGCTTAATCAAGTCAACGACGTCCCGAATAAATATTTTGATCAAGAAATTAAATTTCGTCAGGCATCTGATTTTGTCGATGAAAATTTACAAGGCGTTACCATGCTTGATTTTGAACTATCTAGCGGTGAATCGAGCGGAATTAACAACCCTAAATTTTTAAAAGCGGTGGGGGATTTTACGGCTTGGTTAAGAGCGCATGAGTCAGTCGATCACGTGGTGAGTTTGAGTGATACATTTAAACGCCTAAACAAAAATATGCATGGTGATGATACTAGTTATTATAAATTGCCAGAATCTCAAGAGTTAGCGGCGCAGTATTTATTAATGTATGAAATGTCATTACCGTACGGCTTAGATTTAAACAACCAAATTAATATTGATAAATCAAGCATGCGCGTTAGCGTGACTATGGATAATTTAGGTTCAAAAGAAATAGTAGCGATAGAACAAGCCGTTGATACTTGGTTTGAAAAAAATGCACCTTTTATTGATGTTAAGGCTGCGAGCCCTTCACTGATGTTTGCGCATATTGGTGAGCGCAACATGAAAAGTATGTTAGTGGGTAGTACACTGGCATTAGTGTTGATTTCAGGTTTACTTATTTTTGCCCTTAAATCTTTTAAATATGGTTTTATTAGCTTATTGCCAAATTTAGCACCTGTTGCAATGGGGTTTGGTTTTTGGGCTCTGTTTTCGGGCGAGGTGAATTTAGGTTTGTCGGTTGTGACCAGTATGTGTATTGGTATTGTGGTTGATGATACAGTTCACTTTTTAAGTAAATATAAACGCTCGAGAGAAAAAGGAAATAGCGCAGAACAAGCGGTACGCTACGCTTTTAGTAGTGTCGGCAGAGCCTTATGGATTACTACTTTAGTATTGTGTACCGGTTTTATGGTTCTGGCTCAATCAGCCTTTGCACTCAATGGTGATATGGGGCTATTAACAGCCGTCATTATTTTATTGGCATTAGCGGTCGACTTTTTATTTTTACCTGCGTTTTTGTTGGTATTTGATAAGACGGTTTATTCAAACAGGAGTTTAGACAATGTTTAA